The Streptomyces sp. CC0208 genome window below encodes:
- a CDS encoding (2Fe-2S) ferredoxin domain-containing protein — protein MPPTPRTFLTGSGSCTLVVCRGCCCGDARKHPGTDHTWQLELLRAGAAEHGFQVRTTDCLGPCDQANVIVVRPSTAGRRAGGKAVWIGFVMDDAGTEEVVQWAAAGGPGIAEPPLTLQLQFIDPPREARVRSRRRR, from the coding sequence ATGCCTCCGACGCCCCGTACGTTCCTGACCGGCTCCGGCTCCTGCACCCTCGTCGTCTGCCGGGGGTGCTGCTGCGGAGACGCCCGCAAGCACCCCGGCACCGACCACACCTGGCAGCTTGAGCTGCTGCGGGCCGGTGCGGCCGAGCACGGCTTCCAGGTCCGTACGACCGACTGCCTGGGCCCGTGCGACCAGGCGAACGTCATCGTCGTGCGCCCCTCCACGGCCGGGCGGCGGGCGGGCGGCAAGGCCGTGTGGATCGGGTTCGTCATGGACGACGCGGGCACCGAGGAGGTCGTGCAGTGGGCGGCGGCGGGCGGTCCGGGAATCGCCGAGCCGCCGCTCACGCTGCAGCTGCAGTTCATCGATCCGCCCCGGGAGGCCCGGGTACGGTCCCGGCGCCGCCGTTGA
- the rpmF gene encoding 50S ribosomal protein L32, protein MAVPKRKMSRSNTRHRRAQWKATTPQLVPVTIDGVAHLVPQHLVKAYERGLLRPEG, encoded by the coding sequence ATGGCTGTCCCCAAGCGGAAGATGTCCCGCAGCAACACCCGCCACCGCCGCGCGCAGTGGAAGGCCACCACCCCCCAGCTGGTGCCGGTCACGATCGACGGCGTCGCACATCTCGTCCCGCAGCACCTGGTCAAGGCATACGAGCGCGGCCTGCTGCGCCCCGAGGGCTGA